A single window of Aspergillus puulaauensis MK2 DNA, chromosome 5, nearly complete sequence DNA harbors:
- a CDS encoding uncharacterized protein (COG:S;~EggNog:ENOG410Q25A) — MPPHIYTEGLPEQPIPVPEWGHLPLDIYLLEQWATPHPDTPNELPEQRRKRLVRQWLNLGAVGREPYSNRTRSELATYAPAQPTQAEIKTILRPLRPDSLRRYADYTCDEAIWVRICYDVGNEQARAAFWDKYVEHAQVISADSLVFDDKGLFENADIARVLELFPERVTNPSTAEKLAFAESELRRSFDEWLDSQEKQSLLEEEQQMVAQGRGEEVARRYWSYQADCVVAHLFIEDAEAQTAAGGGGVLHVFLDDCGNLVRKERVKWDQVDNFDGAWFGGHWKECWASDPDGGELGAAYLPAGVRGPPYNLLYNI; from the exons ATGCCTCCCCATATCTACACAGAGGGATTGCCAGAACAACCAATCCCAGTTCCAGAATGGGGCCACCTCCCACTTGATATCTATCTTCTC GAACAATGGGCCACGCCCCATCCAGACACGCCAAACGAACTCCCCGAGCAGCGCCGCAAGCGCCTCGTCCGCCAGTGGCTGAATCTCGGGGCCGTTGGGAGAGAA CCCTACTCCAACCGCACCAGAAGCGAGCTGGCAACCTACGCGCCCGCTCAACCCACACAGGCCGAGATTAAGACAATTCTCCGCCCACTGCGCCCGGACTCTCTGCGCCGGTATGCAGACTACACATGCGACGAGGCCATCTGGGTGCGCATCTGCTACGATGTAGGAAATGAACAAGCCCGCGCAGCATTCTGGGATAAATACGTAGAGCATGCTCAAGTTATCAGCGCGGACTCGCTAGTCTTTGACGACAAAGGTCTCTTTGAGAATGCGGATATAGCGCGTGTTCTGGAGCTCTTCCCGGAGCGGGTGACGAATCCGTCGACTGCAGAGAAGCTCGCATTTGCGGAGAGCGAGCTGCGGAGGTCCTTCGATGAGTGGCTTGATTCTcaagagaagcagagcttacttgaggaggagcagcagatggTCGCACAGGGCAGGGGAGAGGAAGTAGCTAGGAGGTACTGGTCCTACCAGGCTGATTGTGTGGTAGCGCATTTGTTCATTGAGGACGCCGAGGCGCAAACTGCGgcgggtggaggaggggtgcTACATGTCTTCCTGGATGATTGTGGGAACCTGGtgaggaaggaaagggtgAAATGGGACCAGGTTGATAATTTTGATGGGGCTTGGTTTGGGGGGCATTGGAAGGAATGTTGGGCTTCTGATCCTGATggtggagagctgggagcCGCTTATCTGCCGGCGGGTGTGCGAGGGCCTCCGTATAATttgttatataatatctaa